The following coding sequences are from one Granulicella sp. L56 window:
- the cyaY gene encoding iron donor protein CyaY, which yields MLDETTFRRESDRALEALKQSLIVAEEESEAFEAEENNGVLNIVFEDGTSKFVLTPNTPVRQLWISATSTSFKLEWSETTSAFVLPKTGEDLKTLTQRLLREHLNDATITLA from the coding sequence ATGCTCGACGAAACCACGTTCCGCCGCGAATCCGACCGCGCACTCGAAGCCCTCAAGCAATCCCTCATCGTTGCCGAAGAGGAGTCCGAGGCATTTGAGGCCGAGGAGAACAACGGCGTCCTCAACATCGTCTTTGAGGATGGCACCAGCAAATTCGTCCTCACACCCAATACTCCCGTCCGCCAGCTCTGGATCTCTGCCACCTCCACCAGCTTCAAACTCGAGTGGTCCGAGACCACAAGCGCCTTTGTCCTCCCCAAAACCGGGGAAGATCTGAAGACGCTCACACAGCGCCTGCTGCGCGAGCACCTCAACGACGCAACCATCACGCTCGCCTAA
- a CDS encoding FKBP-type peptidyl-prolyl cis-trans isomerase: MKPMFFSLALLAAISATAQTTTHKAVVAHHHTATTAVSKIPRVPGIPKSLYTLKYVDIVAGKGPLAETHKWYTVRYTGWLTDGTKFDSSYDHPGGEPFTFPDGAKPQRVIIGWDTGFEGMHVGGKRRLYVPYQLAYGELGRPPVIPAKANLVFDIELVSMSDNPPEEPAPTPAQAPPTQETQPAAPATQPQTSPHPEGL, translated from the coding sequence ATGAAGCCAATGTTCTTCTCGCTCGCCTTACTGGCCGCCATATCCGCCACCGCCCAGACCACAACCCACAAAGCGGTCGTGGCCCATCATCACACCGCGACAACAGCCGTCTCCAAAATTCCGCGAGTGCCGGGCATCCCCAAATCTCTCTACACCTTGAAGTACGTCGACATCGTCGCCGGCAAAGGCCCGCTCGCTGAGACCCACAAGTGGTACACCGTGCGCTACACCGGCTGGCTTACCGACGGCACCAAATTCGACTCATCTTACGACCATCCCGGCGGCGAGCCCTTCACCTTCCCCGACGGAGCCAAACCCCAACGCGTCATCATTGGCTGGGACACAGGATTCGAGGGCATGCACGTGGGCGGGAAGCGCCGCCTCTATGTCCCCTACCAGCTCGCTTACGGAGAACTAGGCCGCCCGCCCGTCATTCCCGCCAAAGCTAACCTCGTCTTCGATATCGAGCTGGTAAGCATGTCCGACAATCCGCCGGAAGAGCCAGCCCCAACACCCGCACAGGCACCGCCAACTCAGGAGACACAGCCAGCTGCCCCTGCCACGCAGCCGCAAACTTCTCCGCATCCGGAGGGCCTCTAG
- a CDS encoding ABC transporter ATP-binding protein, with translation MLDRLRPLFPYLRRYWKSLAWGGIAVIFYNVLKILIPLVIGSAVDDMQHGLTEAKVVHHALRLFVIAIFAAIFLYITREVIIGASRDIEYDLRNDLFANLERQSANFFHTHRTGDIMARTTNDLNAVRQLLGPAIMYSANTIIFTAAALPFMIRISPRLTLCAFVPLPIASVLVQYFGNRIHRRFERIQAMFSDISAKAQENFSGARLIRAFVQEEAEIASFETANQEYIKRSLYLVRLMAMLWPTLEFVLGLSLMITLLVGGHEVVEHRISVGQFTSFIVYMVQLTWPMIAVGWVVNLFQRGTASVVRIDELLQQKPSIADAPTATNDPITGDIEFRNLTFAYPNAPDVLHNINLHIPAGTSLAIVGPTGSGKSTLVNLIPRLHDAPPGTVLIDGQPIRHFTLAELRKSIGFVPQETFLFSETIRKNIAFGRPDATMEEIEEAATTAHISTEILEFPKGFDTMVGERGVTLSGGQKQRTSIARAVIRDPRILILDDALASVDTYTEERILSGLRQGMAARTTVFISHRISTARNADQIAVLVNGSIAERGTHDELLARNGYYSSLFEKQRLEEELSVAT, from the coding sequence ATGCTCGATCGACTTAGACCGTTATTCCCATACCTCCGGCGCTACTGGAAGAGCCTCGCCTGGGGCGGCATCGCGGTTATCTTCTATAACGTCCTCAAAATTCTGATCCCGCTCGTCATCGGCAGCGCCGTCGACGACATGCAGCACGGCCTCACCGAAGCCAAGGTCGTCCACCACGCGCTGCGGCTATTCGTCATCGCGATCTTCGCCGCGATCTTTCTTTACATCACCCGCGAAGTCATCATCGGTGCCTCACGCGATATCGAATACGACCTCCGCAACGATCTCTTCGCCAATCTCGAACGCCAGTCGGCCAACTTCTTCCACACGCACCGCACCGGCGACATCATGGCGCGCACCACCAACGATCTCAACGCCGTCCGCCAGCTTCTCGGCCCGGCGATCATGTACAGCGCCAACACCATCATCTTCACCGCCGCTGCGCTGCCCTTCATGATTCGCATCAGCCCCAGGCTGACGCTCTGCGCCTTCGTTCCCCTGCCCATCGCCTCGGTCCTCGTCCAATACTTCGGCAACCGCATCCATCGCCGCTTCGAGCGCATCCAGGCCATGTTCTCCGACATCTCCGCCAAGGCGCAGGAGAACTTCTCCGGGGCCCGCCTCATCCGCGCCTTCGTTCAGGAAGAGGCCGAGATCGCGTCCTTCGAGACCGCCAATCAGGAGTACATCAAGCGCAGTCTCTACCTCGTCCGCCTCATGGCCATGCTCTGGCCCACGCTCGAATTCGTCCTCGGCCTGTCGCTCATGATTACCTTGCTGGTGGGTGGCCACGAGGTCGTCGAACACCGCATCTCTGTCGGCCAGTTCACCTCGTTCATCGTGTACATGGTGCAGCTCACCTGGCCTATGATCGCGGTCGGCTGGGTCGTCAATCTCTTCCAGCGCGGTACCGCCTCGGTCGTCCGCATCGACGAGCTTCTGCAGCAGAAGCCGTCCATCGCCGACGCTCCCACCGCCACTAACGATCCCATCACCGGCGATATCGAGTTCCGCAACCTCACCTTCGCGTACCCGAACGCGCCCGATGTACTCCACAACATCAACCTTCACATCCCCGCCGGCACCAGCCTCGCAATCGTAGGTCCCACCGGCTCAGGCAAATCGACGCTGGTCAACCTCATCCCTCGCCTGCACGATGCACCGCCCGGCACCGTCCTCATCGACGGCCAACCCATTCGCCATTTCACGCTCGCCGAGCTTCGCAAGAGCATTGGCTTCGTGCCGCAGGAGACCTTCCTCTTCTCCGAGACCATACGCAAGAACATCGCCTTTGGCAGACCCGACGCAACTATGGAAGAGATCGAAGAAGCAGCCACCACCGCTCACATCAGCACAGAAATTCTTGAGTTCCCCAAAGGCTTCGATACGATGGTCGGCGAGCGCGGAGTCACTCTCTCCGGCGGACAGAAGCAGCGCACTTCTATCGCCCGCGCCGTCATCCGCGATCCCCGCATCCTCATCCTCGACGACGCTCTGGCCAGCGTCGACACTTATACCGAAGAACGCATTTTGAGCGGTCTGCGCCAAGGCATGGCTGCCCGCACCACCGTCTTCATCTCGCACCGTATCTCCACAGCGCGCAACGCCGACCAGATCGCGGTGCTGGTCAACGGAAGCATTGCAGAGCGCGGCACCCACGACGAACTGCTAGCACGCAACGGCTATTACTCCAGCCTCTTTGAGAAGCAGCGCCTCGAAGAAGAGCTCTCGGTCGCAACTTAG
- a CDS encoding flagellin — protein sequence MSLGVLNNIAAIYAQNNLNQTQNSLQNVLQQLSSGSRINSGADDAAGLALADGLHANEAALTQSAQNATSGVGLLQTADGALSQVTNLLNRAVTLATEAANGTLNASQVGSANQEYQNILSEIGNIGSTTNFNGNTVFTNTATNVFVSDGTASGATTFQELVGSLSDASVGTSTATTTAGTTTAITNPTPTVPTATTSGTATFGFTSADDTVSGSLGIKVGAGGVVTENFAAGTTLAEAVGQMNDDVSFRTAGLIASQSPTSPNDLIITGPTGAANTLTLSGAISDTTASVTTPGAGVNLAGTSLTSTSAAAVLTNVTNALQNVAYQRGNIGASINELNAASNVASAESVNLTSAEDSVRSTNYGQATSSMASLQVLSQTGISALAQANSVQQEILKLMQ from the coding sequence ATGTCCTTGGGTGTCTTGAACAACATCGCAGCAATCTATGCGCAGAACAATCTGAACCAGACGCAGAATAGTCTTCAGAATGTTCTTCAGCAGCTCTCCTCCGGTTCGCGCATCAACAGCGGCGCGGACGACGCGGCCGGTCTTGCCCTGGCAGACGGCCTTCATGCAAACGAAGCGGCACTGACGCAGTCCGCGCAGAATGCTACCTCTGGCGTCGGCCTGTTGCAGACCGCCGATGGCGCGCTTTCGCAGGTGACCAACCTGTTGAACCGCGCCGTTACTCTCGCGACTGAAGCGGCCAACGGAACGCTCAATGCCAGCCAGGTCGGTTCGGCCAACCAGGAGTACCAGAATATCCTGTCCGAGATCGGCAACATTGGATCGACGACCAACTTCAACGGCAACACTGTATTTACCAATACGGCGACGAACGTCTTTGTCAGCGATGGAACGGCCTCGGGCGCAACGACCTTCCAGGAGCTCGTTGGGTCGTTGAGCGACGCAAGTGTAGGTACCTCTACCGCAACGACCACCGCCGGCACAACGACGGCGATTACCAATCCGACACCGACCGTTCCGACGGCGACAACCTCTGGAACCGCGACGTTTGGCTTTACCTCGGCGGACGATACGGTCTCCGGTTCTCTGGGGATCAAAGTGGGCGCCGGCGGTGTAGTCACGGAGAACTTTGCAGCCGGCACTACGCTTGCCGAGGCTGTTGGCCAGATGAACGACGACGTGTCCTTCAGGACGGCGGGATTGATCGCCAGCCAGAGCCCGACGTCGCCGAATGATCTGATCATTACCGGCCCAACCGGCGCGGCGAACACACTCACCTTGTCGGGCGCGATCTCCGACACGACTGCTTCGGTGACCACACCGGGGGCGGGAGTGAACCTCGCCGGAACATCGCTTACCTCGACGAGCGCGGCGGCCGTGCTGACCAATGTCACCAATGCGCTGCAGAACGTTGCGTATCAGCGAGGCAACATCGGTGCCAGCATCAACGAGCTGAATGCCGCGTCTAACGTTGCCAGCGCGGAGTCGGTGAACCTGACCTCTGCCGAGGACAGCGTTCGTTCGACCAACTACGGCCAAGCCACCAGCAGCATGGCCTCGCTCCAGGTGCTGAGCCAGACCGGTATCAGCGCACTGGCGCAAGCGAACAGCGTTCAGCAGGAGATCCTGAAGCTGATGCAATAG
- a CDS encoding flagellar FlbD family protein, which translates to MKQAEGLFRMIELTRLNGSRLVVNCDLIKYAESAPDTVLTLITGEKLVVLEPSGEILRRTLEYRARVLAAAWPEAAPSLSAKSAHDAQKVLRDIEHQTSKD; encoded by the coding sequence ATGAAGCAAGCAGAGGGCCTCTTCCGCATGATTGAACTGACACGCCTCAACGGCAGTCGCCTCGTCGTCAACTGCGACCTGATCAAGTACGCCGAATCCGCACCCGACACCGTGCTCACGCTTATTACCGGAGAGAAGCTGGTTGTGCTCGAGCCTTCGGGGGAAATCCTGCGGCGCACTCTCGAATACCGCGCCCGCGTCCTTGCCGCAGCCTGGCCTGAGGCCGCTCCATCGCTCAGCGCGAAGTCCGCCCACGATGCGCAAAAAGTCCTGCGCGACATTGAACACCAAACGTCGAAAGACTAA
- a CDS encoding flagellar motor protein, with translation MDFASIGGIALAIIGIMAGMMIEGGSISQITQPTAAMIVVGGTVGAVLLQFPMNIFVTAMKQAMTIFVSHGSDGEAVVAQIVKFANKARRSGIVSLDQDLAGVEDPFLKQALMLAIDGTEPSEVRKIMQMELDNKTEMEEKIPQVFEAAGGYSPTVGIIGAVIGLIQVMQHLNNIDEVGRGIAVAFVATIYGVALANLVFLPAAGKLKIRQREEQMIKEMVLEGVISILEGMNPRMIETKLRTFLFDSKPAEVIAA, from the coding sequence ATGGATTTCGCCAGCATCGGTGGCATCGCCCTTGCCATCATCGGCATCATGGCCGGCATGATGATCGAGGGCGGCAGCATCTCCCAGATCACCCAGCCCACCGCCGCAATGATCGTCGTTGGAGGCACCGTGGGCGCAGTGTTGCTGCAGTTCCCCATGAACATCTTCGTGACTGCGATGAAGCAGGCGATGACCATCTTCGTATCGCACGGCTCCGATGGCGAGGCTGTCGTAGCGCAAATCGTAAAGTTCGCCAACAAGGCGCGAAGAAGCGGAATCGTCTCGCTCGACCAGGATCTTGCCGGAGTCGAGGACCCCTTCCTGAAACAAGCATTAATGCTTGCTATCGACGGCACCGAGCCCTCCGAGGTCCGCAAGATCATGCAGATGGAGCTCGACAACAAGACCGAGATGGAAGAAAAAATTCCGCAGGTCTTCGAGGCCGCCGGTGGCTACTCTCCCACGGTTGGCATCATCGGCGCAGTCATTGGCTTGATTCAGGTGATGCAACACCTCAACAACATCGACGAGGTCGGCCGCGGTATCGCTGTCGCCTTCGTCGCCACTATTTATGGAGTCGCGCTGGCAAACCTCGTCTTTCTTCCTGCCGCAGGCAAACTCAAAATTCGTCAGCGCGAAGAGCAGATGATTAAGGAGATGGTACTCGAAGGCGTGATCTCCATCCTTGAAGGCATGAACCCGCGCATGATCGAGACCAAGCTCCGCACCTTCCTGTTCGACAGCAAGCCAGCCGAGGTCATCGCAGCATGA
- the fliD gene encoding flagellar filament capping protein FliD, translating into MGTVGINFGAASSGQGFDVASTVTAILASDQAIETPWQTQLTALQAQDTVFTTLGTDLSTLTTAMQSLTDFSGVMAEKQGSSSDTNVLALTAASTAAVAGSHTVLVSQLAQTSSDYSDAVANAADTLSGSLTIQVGSGTSQTITVDSNSNTLASLASAINSANIGVNASVISDVSGSRLSLVSGTSGTAGQLTISGALSDATTSTAIGFATGQSGQNASLTVDGLAINSGSNTVTTAIPGVTFQLLSVSASPIQVQITNDTSDVATAVSSVVSAYNAVIKDINGQEGNDSSGNAEPLFGSPTLALLQSQLSSALVGGKASGSISSITQIGIGFNQDGTLTLDGDTLNNVLNSDFSDVTGFLQNSGSFGQSFVTTLNNLGTQAPNGAIYLAQQQNSAQEAAFNLSISNEEATLATEKTNLTTELNTANQVLQSIPSQLSEMNELYSAVTGYNTGNGG; encoded by the coding sequence ATGGGTACAGTCGGAATAAACTTCGGTGCGGCAAGCAGTGGACAGGGCTTTGATGTGGCCTCCACGGTCACGGCGATTCTGGCGAGCGACCAGGCGATTGAAACGCCATGGCAGACGCAACTGACGGCACTGCAGGCACAGGATACCGTTTTCACGACTCTGGGGACCGACCTGTCGACGCTCACGACGGCGATGCAGTCGCTCACCGACTTCAGCGGTGTTATGGCGGAGAAGCAAGGCTCCAGCTCCGATACGAATGTGCTGGCGCTGACTGCGGCAAGCACTGCCGCGGTTGCGGGCAGCCATACCGTTCTTGTCAGCCAACTTGCGCAGACATCGTCGGACTACTCCGATGCGGTTGCGAACGCGGCGGATACGCTCTCGGGATCGCTGACGATCCAGGTGGGCTCGGGTACGAGTCAAACGATCACGGTGGACAGCAACAGCAACACGCTGGCTTCGCTGGCAAGCGCGATCAACTCCGCCAATATCGGCGTGAATGCCAGCGTCATCAGCGACGTCTCCGGCTCACGGCTCTCTCTGGTCAGCGGCACCAGCGGTACAGCCGGGCAACTGACGATCAGCGGCGCGTTGAGTGATGCAACGACAAGTACGGCGATTGGATTTGCGACGGGACAGAGCGGACAGAACGCCAGCCTGACGGTTGACGGACTTGCGATAAATAGCGGCTCGAATACTGTGACGACGGCAATTCCCGGAGTTACGTTTCAACTGCTGTCGGTCTCCGCCTCGCCGATACAGGTGCAGATTACCAATGACACTTCTGATGTTGCGACTGCGGTAAGCAGCGTAGTCTCCGCCTACAACGCGGTGATCAAAGACATCAACGGGCAGGAAGGAAACGATTCGAGTGGAAATGCGGAGCCGCTCTTTGGAAGCCCCACCCTGGCGCTGCTTCAAAGCCAGCTTTCGAGCGCTCTGGTTGGTGGAAAAGCGAGCGGTTCCATCAGCAGCATCACTCAAATAGGAATCGGCTTCAACCAGGATGGAACGCTCACCCTCGATGGCGACACTCTCAATAATGTATTGAACAGTGATTTCTCCGACGTCACCGGATTCTTGCAGAACTCCGGCAGCTTCGGTCAGAGCTTCGTCACTACGCTGAATAATCTGGGCACGCAAGCGCCGAACGGGGCGATTTACCTTGCTCAGCAACAGAACAGCGCGCAGGAGGCTGCGTTCAATCTGAGCATCAGCAATGAAGAGGCGACGCTGGCTACTGAGAAGACCAATCTTACGACGGAGCTAAATACCGCCAATCAGGTCCTTCAGTCGATTCCCAGCCAACTGAGCGAGATGAATGAACTCTATAGCGCGGTGACGGGCTACAACACAGGAAATGGAGGATAG
- the fliS gene encoding flagellar export chaperone FliS codes for MSETSYQQQALKGATGVELVVALYDAAIRFLYRAMQCVEEDDVRGRRIAVKKVVDILMYLQARLRPDIGGSVAPSLSDFYAAMFTMTLEASHLASKEQFEEVIGCVRNVRDAWVVVARDPEAGRVLPRELRTREEKFVPVTEMRAADSEASVSRWLA; via the coding sequence ATGAGCGAGACAAGCTATCAGCAACAGGCTTTGAAGGGAGCAACCGGCGTCGAACTCGTGGTGGCTCTCTATGATGCGGCGATCCGTTTTCTCTACAGGGCCATGCAGTGCGTTGAAGAGGACGATGTTCGCGGTCGGCGCATTGCGGTGAAGAAGGTGGTTGATATCCTAATGTACCTCCAGGCACGGCTGCGCCCGGATATTGGTGGGAGCGTTGCTCCTTCGCTTTCCGACTTCTATGCGGCAATGTTCACGATGACGCTCGAGGCATCGCACCTTGCATCGAAGGAACAGTTTGAAGAGGTGATTGGCTGTGTGCGAAATGTGCGGGATGCGTGGGTGGTCGTCGCGCGTGACCCGGAGGCGGGAAGGGTGCTGCCCAGAGAGTTGCGCACGAGGGAAGAGAAGTTTGTGCCGGTCACTGAGATGCGCGCAGCAGATAGCGAGGCCAGTGTCTCGCGTTGGCTGGCGTAG
- a CDS encoding Tex family protein, translating to MADPKVLSPEILLHIATSLNVPMRGLVAVIELLHEGGTVPFIARYRKEATGNLDEVQIRDIEEKLAYFRDLVSRRETILASILEQGKLTDELKARIEATLDKSELEDLYLPYKPKRRTKATIAREKGLEPLALYLMAQEAGPQPLAELAAGFVVAAKEVNSVEEALEGARHIVAEMLSEDADLRKALRQLMFDEGIIVSRKAMDAVDEQEKFKMYYEYREPVKTIPSHRMLAVRRGESESVLYFLIEMEPLRALGVMRPRVLRKQGDWTAQLELAMEDAWKRLLNPSIQGELRLELKKRSDTDAIQVFRDNLHHLLLAPPAGPISILGIDPGLRTGCKVAVVDQTGKFLANDVLYLHTSKGAADGAAKVLEKLLVEHNVRAIAIGNGTASRETDAFVRDFLRERRLDNIFSVTVSESGASIYSASDIARQEFPDLDLTVRGAISIARRLQDPLSELVKVDPKSIGVGQYQHDVDQRQLQQSLETVIESCVNRVGVDLNTSSWTLLRYVSGITERTALNIVSYRDEHGQFRSRTELNKVTGIGAKTFEQAAGFLRIRNGENPLDMTAVHPESYGVVEEIAKSLDAPVGELIRRPELLTKVDAKLLSAGTYTLKDILEELKKPGRDPRDKFVAPSFNETVREFADVQPEMVLEGVVTNVTKFGAFVDIGVHQDGLVHVSELSNRFIKDPSEAVKAGQIVKVKVLSADVKTKRIALSMKALMGPAQRVQREAPKKPEISMNDKLNLLATKWKVS from the coding sequence ATGGCTGATCCTAAAGTTCTCTCCCCTGAAATTCTTCTTCATATTGCAACTTCGTTAAATGTGCCCATGCGTGGGCTGGTCGCCGTGATTGAGCTGCTCCATGAGGGCGGAACCGTTCCTTTTATTGCACGCTATCGCAAGGAAGCCACGGGAAATCTGGATGAAGTTCAGATTCGCGATATCGAAGAGAAGCTGGCTTACTTTCGCGACCTCGTGTCCCGGCGGGAGACGATCCTGGCTTCCATTCTGGAGCAGGGCAAGCTGACCGATGAGTTGAAGGCGCGCATCGAGGCCACACTCGATAAGAGTGAGTTGGAGGACCTCTATCTTCCATACAAACCGAAGCGGCGGACCAAGGCGACGATTGCCCGAGAGAAAGGATTGGAGCCGTTGGCGCTTTATCTGATGGCGCAGGAGGCTGGGCCGCAACCGCTGGCAGAGCTGGCCGCAGGTTTTGTGGTTGCTGCAAAGGAAGTCAACAGCGTGGAGGAAGCGCTGGAAGGTGCGCGCCATATCGTCGCCGAGATGTTGAGCGAGGATGCCGACCTGCGCAAGGCGCTGCGGCAGTTGATGTTCGACGAGGGCATTATTGTGAGCCGCAAGGCGATGGATGCGGTCGATGAGCAGGAAAAGTTCAAGATGTACTACGAGTATCGCGAGCCGGTGAAGACGATTCCGTCGCATCGAATGCTGGCGGTTCGCCGGGGCGAGAGCGAGTCGGTGCTTTACTTCCTGATCGAGATGGAGCCTCTGCGTGCGCTGGGCGTAATGCGGCCGCGCGTATTGCGGAAGCAGGGGGACTGGACGGCGCAGCTTGAGCTGGCGATGGAGGATGCGTGGAAGCGGCTGCTGAATCCTTCGATCCAGGGTGAGCTGCGGCTGGAGCTGAAGAAGCGTTCGGATACGGATGCGATTCAGGTGTTTCGCGACAACCTGCATCATCTGCTGTTGGCTCCCCCTGCTGGGCCGATCTCAATTCTGGGAATTGATCCGGGGTTGCGTACGGGGTGCAAGGTCGCCGTGGTGGACCAGACGGGCAAGTTTCTGGCGAATGACGTGCTCTATTTGCATACGTCGAAGGGCGCTGCGGACGGTGCGGCCAAGGTACTGGAGAAGTTGCTGGTGGAACACAATGTTCGCGCGATTGCGATTGGCAATGGGACAGCTTCGCGGGAGACGGACGCGTTTGTGCGGGACTTTCTGCGCGAACGTCGGCTGGACAATATCTTTTCCGTCACGGTGAGCGAGTCGGGCGCGAGTATCTACTCGGCGTCGGATATTGCACGGCAGGAGTTTCCTGATCTTGATCTGACGGTGCGTGGTGCGATCTCGATTGCGCGGCGGTTGCAGGACCCGCTGTCGGAGCTGGTGAAGGTCGATCCGAAGTCGATTGGCGTGGGGCAGTATCAGCATGACGTCGATCAGCGGCAGTTGCAGCAGTCGTTGGAGACGGTGATTGAGAGTTGCGTGAACCGCGTGGGGGTTGATCTCAACACCTCTTCGTGGACGCTGCTGCGCTACGTCTCAGGGATTACGGAGCGGACTGCGTTGAACATTGTGAGCTACCGCGATGAGCATGGCCAGTTTCGCTCGCGGACAGAGTTGAACAAAGTTACCGGAATCGGGGCGAAGACCTTTGAGCAGGCGGCGGGATTTTTGCGGATACGGAATGGAGAGAATCCGCTGGATATGACGGCGGTGCATCCTGAGTCGTATGGCGTAGTGGAGGAGATTGCGAAGTCGCTGGACGCTCCGGTGGGAGAGTTGATTCGCAGGCCCGAGTTGCTGACAAAAGTGGATGCGAAGCTACTTTCTGCAGGAACTTACACGTTGAAGGACATCTTGGAAGAGTTGAAGAAGCCGGGGCGCGATCCGCGCGATAAATTCGTTGCGCCGAGCTTCAATGAAACGGTCCGCGAGTTTGCTGATGTGCAGCCGGAGATGGTGCTGGAGGGTGTAGTGACGAATGTGACCAAGTTTGGCGCGTTTGTTGACATCGGCGTGCATCAGGATGGGCTGGTGCATGTCAGCGAGCTGTCGAACCGGTTTATCAAAGATCCGTCAGAGGCTGTGAAGGCGGGGCAGATTGTTAAGGTCAAGGTGCTGAGCGCGGATGTGAAGACGAAGCGGATTGCTCTGTCGATGAAGGCGCTGATGGGACCGGCGCAGCGGGTGCAGAGAGAAGCTCCGAAGAAGCCTGAGATTTCGATGAACGACAAGTTGAATCTGCTGGCTACGAAGTGGAAGGTCTCGTAG
- a CDS encoding flagellar motor protein MotB, giving the protein MSRKKKHEHVNHERWLVSYADFITLLFAFFVVLFASSQANKAKQTELSAAMQSAFTPMGVFEAHSKTPPLTDRRSAPANATPAALPLPLPSVRIETAEETERHLNKLLAEQVAAGHIPPGSVTMRITTEGLVISLHEAGFFPSGSAEVRAASIPMLSSLAATLPAGPLRIEGHTDNVPIHTAQFATNWELSTARATTIARLLLEHGPIDPANLSAAGYAEFHPVASNSTAAGRAQNRRVDIILLRRPAASR; this is encoded by the coding sequence ATGAGCCGCAAGAAAAAACACGAGCACGTCAATCACGAGCGCTGGCTGGTCTCCTATGCCGACTTCATCACGCTACTCTTCGCATTTTTTGTCGTGCTCTTCGCCTCCAGTCAGGCGAACAAAGCAAAGCAGACCGAACTTTCGGCCGCGATGCAGAGCGCATTCACGCCTATGGGCGTCTTTGAAGCCCACTCCAAAACGCCGCCATTGACTGACCGTCGCAGCGCCCCGGCCAACGCAACTCCCGCTGCCCTTCCCCTTCCGCTTCCATCGGTCAGAATCGAAACCGCGGAAGAGACCGAAAGGCATCTCAACAAACTTCTCGCCGAACAGGTAGCCGCAGGCCACATCCCCCCCGGAAGCGTCACCATGCGCATCACAACCGAGGGCCTCGTCATCTCGCTGCACGAAGCAGGCTTCTTTCCCTCAGGCTCAGCCGAAGTCCGCGCAGCCTCCATTCCCATGCTTTCGAGTCTGGCTGCAACCTTGCCAGCAGGTCCGCTGCGTATCGAAGGCCACACCGACAACGTTCCCATTCACACCGCCCAGTTCGCCACCAACTGGGAGCTGTCCACTGCGCGAGCCACCACCATTGCACGACTGCTCCTCGAACACGGCCCCATCGATCCCGCCAATCTCTCCGCCGCCGGTTACGCCGAATTCCATCCCGTCGCCAGCAACAGCACCGCCGCGGGCCGCGCTCAGAACCGCCGCGTAGACATCATCCTTTTGCGACGCCCAGCAGCTTCACGATGA
- a CDS encoding secondary thiamine-phosphate synthase enzyme YjbQ, with protein MSTMKAHTEYLTFHTDERYEMVHITPQVEEVVRRSGIDDGLCFVSPMHITAAIYVNDHEDGLIEDIGAWLEKLAPAWPGYKHHRTGEDNADAHLKALLLHHETTLPVTKGRLDLGTWQRVFYAEFDGQRAKRVIVKLLGVAKG; from the coding sequence ATGTCAACGATGAAAGCGCATACGGAATATCTGACGTTCCATACGGATGAACGTTATGAGATGGTCCACATCACACCGCAGGTCGAGGAGGTTGTGCGTCGCAGTGGGATCGACGATGGACTTTGCTTTGTGTCTCCGATGCACATTACGGCCGCGATCTATGTGAACGACCATGAGGATGGCCTGATCGAAGATATTGGTGCGTGGCTGGAGAAGCTTGCTCCGGCATGGCCTGGGTATAAGCATCATCGGACCGGTGAAGATAATGCCGACGCTCATCTGAAGGCGCTGTTGTTGCATCACGAGACGACGTTGCCGGTTACAAAGGGGCGGCTCGATCTGGGGACGTGGCAGCGTGTCTTCTATGCGGAGTTCGATGGACAGCGGGCCAAGCGCGTCATCGTGAAGCTGCTGGGCGTCGCAAAAGGATGA